A region from the Dendropsophus ebraccatus isolate aDenEbr1 chromosome 1, aDenEbr1.pat, whole genome shotgun sequence genome encodes:
- the RANGRF gene encoding ran guanine nucleotide release factor — protein sequence MEGIADQRPLFGGAFSAVLPPGVHDVSDLREIPDNQEVFVHTNTDQSIIVELLEYQEGVSDPNAARCHFEDVAASNDAQGRAEVVNVEPLPLAQLSLTGCSSAWALTGHQLVSKFNEQAQNTVTIHMALFRMQQHATDLLVTFNDPVTIDPASSSSIGAGTSANTSPHWTLDDFHRLLCTLQLHDPGVFG from the exons ATGGAGGGAATCGCCGACCAGCGGCCTCTGTTTGGAGGAGCGTTTTCTGCCGTCCTGCCGCCAGGTGTGCACGATGTCAG CGACCTCCGGGAGATCCCTGACAACCAGGAGGTGTTTGTCCACACTAACACGGACCAGAGCATCATTGTGGAGCTCCTGGAGTATCAGGAGGGGGTGTCGGACCCCAACGCTGCCAG ATGCCACTTTGAGGATGTAGCTGCCAGCAATGACGCTCAGGGCAGAGCGGAGGTGGTGAATGTGGAGCCTCTCCCCCTGGCACAGCTCTCTCTCACTGGCTGCTCCAGTGCCTGGGCGCTTACCGGGCACCAGCTAGTCTCCAAGTTCAATGAGCAG gctCAGAATACGGTGACAATACATATGGCGCTATTCCGTATGCAGCAGCACGCCACCGACCTCTTGGTGACCTTCAATGACCCTGTAACAATTGA tccggccagcagcagtagtatcggTGCTGGGACTTCAGCTAACACTTCTCCTCATTGGACCCTCGATGATTTCCACCGTCTCCTGTGCACGCTCCAGCTCCATGATCCCGGCGTCTTCGGCTGA